In the Chryseobacterium sp. MYb264 genome, one interval contains:
- a CDS encoding HlyD family secretion protein, which yields MSKDILDNIELRSESVQDILTQPPHWMIRWGNTLIFIILLLILVMSYIIKYPEFIPAPVIVTSQNPPEKIEARNNLKIEKILIKDHQNVKKDQVLMVLQSTANYKDVLELKKYVDAMTPNNLSSFPVHEISHYKLGELQGDYNNFAKAFQDEQLFTRLQPYAPENLAANQSISEYRGRIITLKQQKNLEQAKYDLTRKNYQRSQELFNQGIIAAVEMENEKIKYLQAQQNLENINISLSQMEEAISNFNKTKSGAAINTEKDKITYSSQTLQLFEQLRKSLNQWEQNYLIISSTDGMASFQQFFGENQFIKMGDAIVSILPKNKDKLVGRMSVPAANSGKIRQGEKVLIKLDNYRFQEYGIVEGKVQNISLSPDKDGNYYVDITLPKGLRTSYNKNLIFDKELRGSAEIVTEDLRLIERFFYQIRKLLGYQS from the coding sequence ATGTCAAAAGATATATTAGACAATATAGAACTTCGTTCTGAAAGTGTTCAGGACATTCTTACCCAGCCACCCCATTGGATGATCCGCTGGGGAAACACCCTCATTTTTATTATTCTTCTCCTGATTCTGGTCATGAGCTACATTATTAAGTATCCTGAATTTATTCCGGCGCCTGTTATTGTCACCTCTCAGAATCCTCCTGAAAAAATTGAAGCCAGAAACAATTTAAAGATTGAAAAAATACTGATTAAAGATCATCAGAATGTAAAAAAAGACCAGGTATTAATGGTATTGCAATCTACAGCCAATTATAAAGATGTTTTAGAGCTCAAAAAATATGTGGATGCCATGACCCCCAATAATCTTTCCTCATTTCCAGTCCACGAAATTTCACATTATAAGCTGGGAGAACTTCAGGGAGATTATAATAATTTTGCCAAAGCATTTCAGGATGAACAACTTTTCACACGATTACAACCCTATGCTCCTGAAAATCTTGCAGCAAACCAAAGCATATCTGAATATAGAGGCAGAATTATCACTTTAAAACAACAGAAAAATCTTGAACAGGCCAAATATGACCTGACCCGAAAAAATTACCAGCGTTCTCAGGAACTTTTCAATCAGGGAATTATTGCGGCTGTGGAAATGGAAAATGAAAAGATTAAATATCTTCAGGCTCAGCAAAATCTGGAAAATATCAATATTTCATTATCTCAGATGGAAGAAGCCATCTCTAATTTTAATAAAACCAAAAGTGGAGCAGCCATCAACACGGAGAAAGATAAAATCACCTACTCTTCCCAGACCCTTCAGCTTTTTGAACAGTTACGAAAATCCTTAAACCAATGGGAACAGAATTATCTTATCATTTCTTCCACCGATGGAATGGCCAGCTTTCAGCAATTTTTTGGTGAAAATCAATTTATAAAAATGGGTGATGCGATTGTTTCTATCCTTCCAAAAAATAAAGATAAATTGGTGGGAAGAATGTCTGTACCTGCGGCAAACTCAGGTAAAATCAGACAAGGAGAAAAAGTATTGATCAAACTCGATAATTATCGCTTTCAGGAATATGGAATTGTAGAGGGAAAAGTTCAGAACATCTCTCTTTCTCCCGACAAAGACGGAAATTATTATGTTGATATTACTCTTCCAAAAGGACTGAGGACATCCTACAATAAAAATCTCATTTTTGACAAAGAACTTCGCGGAAGTGCTGAAATTGTCACCGAAGATCTTCGACTGATTGAAAGATTTTTTTATCAAATCAGAAAATTATTAGGCTATCAAAGCTAA
- a CDS encoding bacteriocin-like protein — protein MKNLKKLTRETLKSVKGNGRGSGIGSGACQEYLPMDPPMPGQPFDCSCNQLRFCPKYGTCIHMNDYTSEMCESEF, from the coding sequence ATGAAAAATTTAAAAAAACTAACAAGAGAAACATTAAAATCAGTAAAAGGTAACGGACGAGGCTCAGGAATTGGATCTGGAGCCTGCCAGGAATATTTGCCAATGGATCCTCCAATGCCAGGACAGCCATTTGACTGCTCATGCAACCAATTGAGATTTTGTCCTAAATATGGAACATGTATCCACATGAATGACTATACGTCAGAAATGTGTGAGTCAGAATTCTAA